A region of Epinephelus fuscoguttatus linkage group LG1, E.fuscoguttatus.final_Chr_v1 DNA encodes the following proteins:
- the tubb1 gene encoding tubulin beta-1 chain, with translation MREIVHLQIGQCGNQIGSKFWEVISEEHGLNATGLYEGDSNLQLERVNVYFNEAHGGKYVPRALLVDLEPGTMDSVRGSRIGALFRPDNFIHGSSGAGNNWAKGHYTEGAELVEQVVDRVRNESESCDCLQGFQLVHSLGGGTGSGMGTLIINKIREEYPDRIMNTFSVMPSPKVSDTVVEPYNATLSVHQLLENTDETFCIDNEALYDICFRTLKLTTPTYGDLNHLVCMTMSGVTTSLRFPGQLNADLRKLAVNMVPFPRLHFFMPGFAPLTARGSQQYRALSVPELTQQMFDARNMMTACDPRRGRYLTVAGIFRGRMSTKQVDEQMLAMQQKNSSYFVDWIPHNVKVAVCDIPPRGLKMASTFIGNNTAIQEIFRRVGEQFSLMFRRKAFLHWYTGEGMDEMEFTEAESNLNDLVSEYQQYQDATADIDWEGEEEEEEGPSSRGSTKVQSQMEVTLETVTETSKETVDE, from the exons ATGCGTGAAATTGTGCATCTGCAAATTGGACAATGTGGCAACCAGATTGGCTCAAAG TTTTGGGAGGTGATCAGTGAAGAACATGGGCTCAATGCAACAGGCCTCTATGAAGGAGACAGCAACCTCCAACTGGAGAGGGTCAACGTCTACTTCAATGAGGCACATG GTGGTAAATACGTCCCCAGGGCCCTGCTGGTTGACCTGGAGCCCGGTACGATGGACAGCGTGAGAGGCAGTCGTATCGGCGCCCTGTTTAGGCCAGACAACTTCATCCATG GAAGCTCAGGAGCCGGGAATAACTGGGCGAAGGGCCACTACACGGAGGGAGCGGAGCTGGTGGAGCAGGTGGTTGACAGAGTGAGGAACGAAAGTGAGAGCTGTGATTGCCTGCAGGGCTTTCAGCTGGTTCACTCACTGGGGGGTGGCACCGGCTCCGGCATGGGAACCCTCATCATCAACAAGATCCGAGAGGAGTACCCTGACCGCATCATGAACACCTTCAGTGTCATGCCCTCCCCGAAAGTCTCTGACACAGTGGTGGAGCCCTACAACGCCACCCTGTCCGTCCACCAACTCCTGGAGAACACAGACGAGACCTTCTGCATCGACAACGAGGCCCTCTATGACATCTGCTTTCGCACACTGAAACTGACCACACCGACCTACGGGGACCTCAACCACTTGGTCTGCATGACCATGAGCGGGGTCACGACTTCTCTGAGATTCCCCGGACAGCTCAACGCAGACCTGAGGAAGCTGGCTGTCAACATGGTGCCTTTCCCTCGCCTCCACTTCTTCATGCCAGGCTTTGCCCCCCTGACGGCCCGCGGCAGCCAGCAGTATAGAGCCCTCAGTGTGCCTGAGCTCACTCAGCAGATGTTCGACGCCCGCAACATGATGACAGCATGCGACCCGAGGCGGGGGCGCTACCTCACAGTTGCTGGCATCTTCCGCGGCCGCATGTCCACCAAACAGGTAGACGAACAGATGCTTGCAAtgcagcagaaaaacagcagctACTTTGTGGACTGGATCCCCCATAACGTCAAGGTTGCTGTGTGCGACATCCCACCCCGAGGCCTCAAAATGGCCTCCACCTTCATTGGCAACAACACAGCCATTCAGGAGATATTCCGCCGTGTGGGCGAGCAGTTCTCCCTGATGTTCAGACGGAAGGCTTTCCTCCACTGGTACACAGGGGAAGGCATGGATGAAATGGAGTTCACCGAGGCAGAGAGCAACCTCAATGACCTGGTGTCAGAGTACCAGCAGTACCAAGATGCCACAGCTGATATAGATtgggaaggagaggaagaagaagaggagggaccCTCATCAAGAGGATCAACAAAGGTTCAGTCTCAGATGGAAGTTACACTGGAAACAGTGACTGAAACGAGCAAAGAAACTGTAGATGAGTAG
- the aurka gene encoding aurora kinase A gives MDSSARLKQTMDMKLQRPEVKTKDYGPKRIPVSHQSQTAVVTPTPHQRVLGLSNGPQRIQRPMSHQKSASHVSVAVKSAHPADQNVNPATQAGIRAPQPQPQPQRISQHNQQDKDKTKTAVPKVNPEPVKPPSEPAKQEKPQNKPTKNDASKASSSSKRWSLENFDIGRPLGKGKFGNVYLARERQSKFILALKVLFKNQLEKAGVEHQLRREVEIQSHLRHPNILRLYGYFHDASRVYLILEFAPKGELYSELQRCGFFPEARSATYIMELADALNYCHTKKVIHRDIKPENLLLGANGELKIADFGWSVHTPSSRRSTLCGTLDYLPPEMIEGKTHDEKVDLWSLGVLCYEFLVGKPPFETRSHEETYRKISRVEYTYPAQSNITAGAKDLVARLLKHNPMQRLPIHGVLSHPWVVENSTKKPTTMNVEAPSE, from the exons ATGGACTCGTCTGCCAGGCTCAAGCAGACAATGGACATGAAACTCCAAAGGCCTGAAGTGAAG ACAAAGGATTATGGGCCAAAGCGGATTCCTGTGTCACATCAGTCCCAGACGGCTGTAGTTACACCAACTCCTCACCAGAGGGTCCTCGGCCTGTCAAATGGGCCCCAACGCATTCAGCGGCCTATGAGCCATCAGAAGTCAGCATCTCATGTCTCTGTCGCTGTCAAGTCCGCGCACCCTGCCGATCAAAATGTGAACCCTGCTACTCAGGCTGGAATTCGTGCACCACAACCCCAACCCCAACCCCAACGTATTTCCCAGCACAACCAGCAAGacaaagacaagacaaagaCAGCCGTGCCCAAGGTGAACCCAGAGCCGGTGAAACCACCATCAGAACCGGCAAAGCAGGAGAAGCCACAGA aCAAACCTACCAAGAATGATGCTTCAAAAGCCTCTTCTTCAAG CAAGCGGTGGAGCCTGGAGAATTTTGATATCGGCCGTCCCCTGGGAAAGGGTAAATTTGGCAATGTCTACCTGGCCAGGGAGCGACAGAGCAAGTTCATCTTGGCCCTGAAGGTGCTCTTCAAGAACCAGCTGGAGAAGGCCGGGGTGGAGCACCAGCTGAGGAGGGAAGTGGAGATCCAGTCTCACCTCAG GCACCCGAATATTCTCCGCCTCTACGGTTACTTCCATGATGCATCTCGTGTGTATCTCATCCTGGAGTTTGCACCCAAGGGTGAGCTGTACAGTGAGCTGCAGCGCTGTGGATTTTTCCCTGAGGCCAGAAGTGCCACA TACATCATGGAGCTGGCAGACGCCCTCAACTATTGCCACACCAAGAAGGTGATCCACAGGGACATCAAACCAGAAAACCTTTTACTGGGGGCCAACGGGGAGCTGAAGATTGCAGATTTTGGCTGGTCTGTTCACACACCCTCCTCCAG GAGGTCCACGCTGTGTGGAACACTGGACTACTTGCCACCGGAGATGATTGAGGGAAAAACTCACGACGAAAAGGTGGACCTGTGGAGCCTGGGCGTCCTTTGCTATGAATTCCTGGTCGGAAAACCCCCCTTTGAAACAAGAAGTCATGAGGAGACCTACCGCAAGATATCAAGG GTGGAGTACACTTACCCTGCACAGTCCAATATCACCGCTGGAGCCAAAGACTTGGTTGCCAGGTTGCTGAAGCACAACCCTATGCAAAGGCTGCCCATCCATGGAGTCCTGTCCCACCCATGGGTGGTTGAGAACTCCACCAAGAAGCCCACGACTATGAACGTTGAAGCACCCAGCGAGTGA
- the prelid3b gene encoding PRELI domain containing protein 3B produces MKFWTSEHIFNHPWETVTKAAMQKYPNPMNPSVIGVDVLDRSIDKQGRLHSQRLLSTEWGLPSIVKSIIGNSRTCTYVQEHSVVDPKEKTFELQSSNITFTNMVSVDEKLTYKPHPEDQNKTILTQEAIISVKGVSLSSYLEGVMASTISSNAGKGREAMEWVIRRLNAEIEELAATARGTIRAPMAAAVTEK; encoded by the exons ATGAAGTTCTGGACATCAGAGCACATATTCAA CCATCCTTGGGAGACGGTGACCAAGGCTGCCATGCAGAAGTACCCCAACCCCATGAACCCCAGTGTGATTGGAGTGGATGTTTTGGACAGGAGCATCGACAAACAGGGACGCCTGCACAGTCAGAGGCTGCTCAGCACAGAGTGGGGTCTCCCATCCATAGTGAAATCT atcATTGGTAACTCACGAACATGCACCTATGTTCAGGAACACTCTGTTGTGGATCCCAAAGAGAAGACTTTTGAGCTTCAGTCCTCAAAT ATCACTTTCACTAACATGGTGTCTGTGGATGAAAAGTTGACATACAAGCCACATCCTGAGGACCAGAACAA AACAATACTGACCCAGGAGGCGATCATATCTGTGAAAGGAGTCAGTCTCAGCAGTTACTTGGAGGGGGTTATGGCAAGCACCATCTCTTCTAACGCTGGAAAG GGCCGTGAAGCCATGGAGTGGGTGATCAGGCGACTGAATGCAGAAATCGAGGAGCTGGCAGCTACAGCACGCGGGACCATACGTGCCCCCATGGCTGCTGCGGTCACTGAGAAATGA